Proteins from a single region of Streptomyces glaucescens:
- the mraY gene encoding phospho-N-acetylmuramoyl-pentapeptide-transferase, whose translation MKQILFAGVIGLFLTLVGTPLLIKLLARKGYGQYIRDDGPREHASKRGTPTMGGIAFILATVAAYFLSKVITGYPPTYSGLLVLGLMVGMGLVGFLDDYIKIVKRRSLGLRAKAKMAGQLIVGIAFAVLSLQFADNRGNTPASTKLSFITDFGWTIGPVLFVVWALFMILAMSNGVNLTDGLDGLATGASVLVFGAYTFIGVWQFQESCANAGTLTNPGACYEVRDPLDLAVVASALMGACLGFLWWNTSPAKIFMGDTGSLALGGVLAGLAICSRTELLLAILGGLFVLITMSVVIQVGSFRLTGKRVFRMAPLQHHFELKGWSEVLVVVRFWIIQGICVIVGLGLFYAGWAAEK comes from the coding sequence ATGAAGCAGATCCTGTTCGCGGGAGTCATTGGCCTCTTCCTGACGCTGGTCGGCACCCCGCTGCTGATCAAGCTCCTCGCGCGCAAGGGCTACGGCCAGTACATCCGTGACGACGGCCCGCGCGAGCACGCCAGCAAGCGCGGTACGCCGACCATGGGCGGTATCGCCTTCATCCTGGCGACGGTCGCCGCGTACTTCCTGTCCAAGGTCATCACCGGTTACCCCCCGACCTACTCGGGTCTGCTGGTGCTCGGCCTGATGGTCGGCATGGGCCTGGTCGGCTTCCTCGACGACTACATCAAGATCGTCAAGCGGCGTTCGCTGGGTCTGCGGGCCAAGGCGAAGATGGCGGGCCAGCTGATCGTCGGCATCGCCTTCGCGGTGCTCTCGCTCCAGTTCGCCGACAACCGCGGCAACACCCCGGCCTCCACCAAGCTGTCGTTCATCACCGACTTCGGGTGGACCATCGGCCCGGTGCTGTTCGTGGTCTGGGCGCTCTTCATGATCCTCGCCATGTCGAACGGCGTGAACCTGACGGACGGTCTGGACGGTCTGGCCACCGGCGCCTCCGTCCTCGTCTTCGGCGCCTACACCTTCATCGGCGTGTGGCAGTTCCAGGAGTCCTGCGCCAACGCGGGCACCCTGACCAACCCGGGCGCCTGCTACGAGGTCCGCGACCCGCTCGACCTCGCGGTCGTGGCCTCCGCGCTGATGGGCGCCTGCCTCGGCTTCCTGTGGTGGAACACCTCGCCGGCCAAGATCTTCATGGGCGACACCGGTTCGCTGGCGCTCGGCGGTGTGCTCGCGGGTCTCGCGATCTGCTCCCGCACCGAGCTGCTGCTCGCCATCCTCGGCGGCCTGTTCGTCCTCATCACCATGTCGGTGGTCATCCAGGTCGGCTCCTTCCGGCTCACCGGCAAGCGGGTCTTCCGGATGGCACCGCTCCAGCACCACTTCGAACTCAAGGGCTGGTCCGAAGTGCTCGTGGTGGTCCGTTTCTGGATCATCCAGGGCATCTGTGTGATCGTCGGACTGGGCCTCTTCTACGCGGGATGGGCAGCAGAGAAGTGA
- the murD gene encoding UDP-N-acetylmuramoyl-L-alanine--D-glutamate ligase — MGSREVTDWQGKRVTVAGLGVSGVPAAKVLHGLGAIVTVVNDGDDERARAQAAELEALGVTVRLGDGATLPDGTGLVVTAPGWQPDKPLFTAARAAGVEIWGDVELAWRLRRPDAAPWLCVTGTNGKTTTVRMLASILEAAGLRTAAVGNIGVSLLDAVLGDEEYDVLAVELSSYQLHWAPSLRAHSAAVLNLAPDHLDWHGSMEAYARDKGRVYEGNRVACVYNVADKATEDLVREADVEEGCRAVGFTLGTPAPSQLGVVEGILVDRAFVENRHRNAQELAEVADVHPPAPHNIANALAAAALARAFGVPPQAVRDGLRAFRPDAHRIAHVADVAGVAYVDDSKATNTHAAQASLAAYESIVWIAGGLAKGATFDELVAGSAKRLRGVVLIGADRALIREALARHAPEVPVVDLDRTDTGAMLAAVQEARRLAEPGDTVLLAPACASMDMFANYNQRGDAFAAAVRELEAGA, encoded by the coding sequence ATGGGCAGCAGAGAAGTGACCGACTGGCAGGGAAAGCGCGTCACCGTCGCCGGACTCGGCGTCTCCGGCGTCCCGGCGGCCAAGGTGCTGCACGGGCTCGGCGCGATCGTCACCGTGGTCAACGACGGCGACGACGAGCGCGCCCGGGCGCAGGCCGCCGAACTGGAGGCGCTGGGCGTCACCGTGCGCCTCGGCGACGGCGCCACCCTGCCCGACGGCACCGGACTGGTCGTCACCGCGCCCGGCTGGCAGCCGGACAAACCGCTGTTCACGGCGGCCCGCGCGGCCGGAGTGGAGATCTGGGGCGACGTCGAACTGGCCTGGCGCCTGCGCCGCCCCGACGCGGCGCCCTGGCTCTGCGTGACCGGCACCAACGGCAAGACCACCACCGTGCGGATGCTGGCGTCGATCCTGGAGGCCGCCGGGCTGCGCACCGCCGCCGTCGGCAACATCGGCGTCTCGCTGCTGGACGCCGTCCTCGGCGACGAGGAGTACGACGTCCTCGCCGTCGAGCTGTCCAGCTACCAGCTGCACTGGGCGCCCTCGCTGCGCGCCCACTCCGCCGCCGTCCTCAACCTGGCCCCGGACCACCTGGACTGGCACGGCTCCATGGAGGCGTACGCCAGGGACAAGGGCCGCGTCTACGAGGGCAATCGGGTCGCCTGCGTCTACAACGTCGCCGACAAGGCCACCGAGGACCTGGTGCGCGAGGCGGACGTCGAGGAGGGCTGCCGGGCCGTCGGCTTCACCCTCGGCACCCCGGCCCCCTCCCAACTCGGCGTCGTGGAGGGCATCCTGGTCGACCGCGCCTTCGTCGAGAACCGGCACAGGAACGCGCAGGAGCTCGCCGAAGTCGCCGACGTCCACCCGCCGGCCCCGCACAACATCGCCAACGCCCTCGCCGCGGCGGCCCTCGCCCGCGCCTTCGGCGTGCCCCCGCAGGCCGTACGGGACGGGCTGCGGGCCTTCAGGCCGGACGCCCACCGCATCGCCCACGTCGCCGATGTGGCGGGGGTCGCCTACGTGGACGACTCCAAGGCCACCAACACCCACGCCGCGCAGGCCTCGTTGGCGGCGTACGAGTCGATCGTGTGGATCGCGGGCGGACTGGCCAAGGGCGCCACCTTCGACGAGCTGGTGGCCGGGTCGGCGAAGCGGCTGCGCGGGGTCGTGCTGATCGGCGCCGACCGCGCGCTGATCCGCGAAGCGCTCGCGCGACACGCCCCCGAGGTACCCGTCGTCGACCTCGACCGGACCGACACTGGGGCGATGCTCGCGGCTGTCCAGGAGGCCCGGCGCCTCGCCGAGCCCGGCGACACGGTGCTGCTGGCCCCGGCCTGCGCCTCGATGGACATGTTCGCCAACTACAACCAGCGTGGTGACGCGTTCGCGGCGGCCGTCCGCGAACTCGAAGCGGGCGCCTGA